One stretch of Paenibacillus sp. AN1007 DNA includes these proteins:
- a CDS encoding argininosuccinate synthase, which yields MAKEKIVLAYSGGLDTSVILKWLKETYDAEIIAFTADIGQKDELDGLEEKALATGASKVYIDDLRDEFAKDFIYPMFQAGALYEGQYLLGTSIARPLIAKRMVDIARAEGATAIAHGATGKGNDQVRFELNAAALTPDIQVIAPWRLEEFRNQFPGRAEMIAYAEKHGIPVTASAAKPYSTDRNLLHISYESGVLEDPWFDPSADENKDMFLLSSAPEDAPDQPEYLELEFEQGDCVALNGERLSPLQVMEQLNELGGKHGIGRVDMVENRFVGMKSRGVYETPGGTILFTAHRKMESITMDREVMNLRDSLITRYSTLVYNGFWFAPERLALQALVTESQKNVTGTVRVKLYKGNVIGAGVKSPVSLYNPDIATMEADPSEAYDQGDATGFIRLNALRLKVHSGVEQNKK from the coding sequence ATGGCTAAGGAAAAAATCGTACTCGCCTATTCCGGCGGGTTGGACACATCAGTAATTTTGAAATGGCTGAAAGAAACGTATGATGCCGAGATTATCGCGTTTACCGCGGATATCGGTCAGAAGGATGAACTCGACGGTTTGGAGGAAAAAGCACTCGCTACGGGCGCTTCCAAAGTATACATCGATGATCTGCGCGACGAGTTCGCCAAAGATTTTATCTATCCGATGTTTCAGGCTGGTGCCCTTTATGAAGGTCAATACCTGCTCGGTACGAGTATCGCACGTCCACTTATCGCTAAACGTATGGTCGATATCGCTCGCGCGGAAGGCGCTACAGCGATTGCTCACGGCGCTACGGGTAAAGGAAATGACCAGGTTCGTTTTGAGTTGAACGCAGCTGCACTTACACCGGACATTCAAGTGATTGCGCCTTGGCGTCTGGAAGAGTTCCGCAATCAGTTCCCGGGACGTGCCGAGATGATCGCTTACGCTGAAAAACATGGCATTCCGGTTACCGCTTCTGCGGCGAAACCTTACTCCACGGACCGCAACCTGCTGCATATCAGCTATGAGAGTGGTGTGCTTGAAGATCCTTGGTTTGATCCGAGCGCGGACGAGAACAAAGATATGTTCCTGCTGAGCAGTGCACCTGAAGATGCACCGGATCAACCGGAGTACCTCGAACTGGAGTTTGAACAAGGGGACTGTGTTGCCCTGAACGGCGAGCGTTTGAGCCCATTGCAGGTGATGGAGCAGCTGAATGAGCTTGGCGGCAAACACGGCATCGGCCGTGTAGACATGGTAGAGAACCGTTTTGTCGGCATGAAGAGCCGCGGCGTATACGAAACACCAGGTGGAACGATCCTGTTCACGGCACATCGCAAAATGGAATCCATCACGATGGATCGTGAAGTGATGAACCTGCGTGACAGCTTGATTACACGTTACAGCACGCTCGTATACAATGGTTTCTGGTTTGCGCCGGAACGTCTTGCGCTGCAGGCGCTCGTAACGGAAAGTCAGAAGAACGTAACGGGTACAGTTCGTGTGAAATTGTACAAAGGAAACGTCATCGGCGCAGGCGTGAAAAGCCCTGTCAGCCTGTACAATCCGGACATTGCGACCATGGAAGCAGATCCATCGGAGGCATATGATCAGGGAGATGCAACAGGCTTTATCCGCCTGAATGCACTGCGCTTGAAAGTACATTCCGGTGTGGAGCAAAATAAAAAATAA
- a CDS encoding YitT family protein, translated as MQEQQHLYPQRKKRLTTFIPLNGPWRNVIDTLLIIVGSFLIAAAFNLFLLPNQIASGGVSGLSILGDEWLGWEPAYTQWAINIPLLIAGFLLIGKQYGLRSILGSIVLPLFVYLTSHWEIPTANPLLGSLYGGIGVGLGIGIVYRGRGSTGGMSILARIVQKYSGLSYSLCVVIMDATVIILAAFVLSLEQSLYALIGLYVTGKVIDAVEIGLGYSKVAYIISNQTEPITKVILADLDRGLTKLEAKGGYTDDQRTVLMVVVGQNEVPRLKTLIRSVDPAAFVIISNAHEVLGEGFKRGEHI; from the coding sequence ATGCAGGAACAGCAGCATTTATATCCTCAACGTAAAAAGAGGTTAACCACCTTCATTCCCCTTAATGGGCCATGGCGAAATGTCATTGATACCCTGCTTATTATCGTAGGTTCATTTTTGATTGCAGCGGCCTTTAACTTATTTTTATTACCCAACCAAATCGCGTCCGGTGGTGTATCTGGTCTGTCGATTCTGGGAGACGAATGGCTTGGCTGGGAACCGGCGTATACTCAATGGGCCATTAATATCCCGCTGTTAATTGCAGGTTTTCTGCTTATCGGCAAACAGTACGGTTTGCGTTCCATCCTTGGCAGTATCGTGCTGCCGCTCTTTGTGTATCTAACCAGTCACTGGGAGATTCCGACCGCGAATCCGCTGCTTGGCTCGCTGTATGGCGGCATTGGCGTTGGTCTGGGCATCGGGATTGTGTACAGAGGCAGAGGATCAACCGGGGGCATGAGCATTCTGGCTCGTATTGTACAGAAGTACAGCGGCCTAAGTTATTCCCTGTGTGTTGTCATCATGGATGCGACGGTGATTATTCTGGCAGCCTTTGTGCTGTCACTGGAACAGTCTTTATATGCATTAATCGGGTTATATGTGACGGGGAAAGTTATTGATGCCGTGGAGATAGGGCTTGGATATTCAAAGGTCGCGTATATTATCTCCAACCAGACGGAACCGATTACCAAAGTCATTCTGGCTGATCTGGATCGAGGGCTGACCAAACTGGAGGCCAAAGGTGGATATACAGATGACCAGCGGACCGTGCTGATGGTAGTGGTTGGGCAGAATGAAGTGCCGAGACTGAAAACGCTGATCCGGTCCGTGGACCCGGCTGCTTTTGTCATCATCAGTAATGCGCACGAGGTGCTTGGAGAGGGCTTTAAGCGCGGCGAGCATATTTAG
- the argB gene encoding acetylglutamate kinase: protein MNSTLPSTNGSTAAEAGTEKQMFVMKCGGSTLAALPESFFADLRDLQTSGSGPVIVHGGGPAISDNLAKLGIETEFVNGLRKTTEPVLDVVEMVLAGSINKQIVRLIQRVGGQALGVSGVDGGLIQAKPVSNHAEIGWVGDVTSVKAEIIQGIVNMGYMPVIAPVGVDASGQRYNINADTAAGAVASYLGVKRMIVVTDVPGIMKTVNGEKKVLPSVSVQEIEDMIQTGEIYGGMIPKVRAAIACIHGEVREVIIVDGSEPQILSRVLGGETIGTRIMRMQ from the coding sequence ATGAATTCAACATTGCCAAGCACAAACGGCAGCACTGCAGCGGAAGCAGGTACCGAGAAACAGATGTTTGTAATGAAATGCGGAGGCAGTACGCTGGCTGCACTGCCGGAATCCTTCTTTGCAGATCTGCGTGATCTGCAGACCTCGGGAAGTGGTCCGGTTATTGTTCATGGCGGCGGCCCGGCAATCTCTGATAATCTGGCGAAGCTTGGGATCGAAACCGAATTCGTGAACGGCCTGCGCAAAACAACCGAGCCTGTACTGGATGTAGTGGAGATGGTGCTGGCGGGCAGTATTAACAAACAGATCGTACGTTTGATCCAGCGTGTGGGCGGTCAGGCCTTGGGTGTGTCGGGTGTGGACGGCGGGCTGATCCAGGCGAAACCTGTATCGAATCACGCGGAGATCGGCTGGGTGGGTGACGTAACAAGTGTCAAAGCCGAGATTATCCAAGGGATCGTCAACATGGGTTATATGCCTGTTATTGCACCTGTGGGTGTAGATGCGAGCGGCCAGCGATACAATATTAACGCAGATACGGCTGCAGGAGCGGTCGCTTCTTATCTCGGTGTAAAGCGCATGATTGTAGTGACGGACGTTCCAGGCATTATGAAAACGGTGAATGGCGAGAAAAAAGTGCTGCCATCTGTATCTGTGCAGGAGATTGAGGATATGATCCAGACCGGCGAAATCTACGGCGGCATGATTCCAAAAGTACGCGCAGCGATTGCGTGCATTCACGGCGAGGTGCGCGAGGTTATTATCGTGGACGGCAGCGAACCGCAGATCCTGAGCCGTGTGCTTGGCGGAGAGACAATCGGCACACGTATTATGCGAATGCAGTAG
- the argJ gene encoding bifunctional glutamate N-acetyltransferase/amino-acid acetyltransferase ArgJ codes for MEQQAFTIIENGTIVTPGGFTAGGLHCGLKKTSRNDIGAIRCDIPATAAAVYTTNVFQAAPLKVTRESLSNGRLQAVIVNSGNANACTGQQGEEDAYAMRAAAARELGVAEEDVAVASTGVIGELLKMDAVHSGIAALPEQLGKETNEAEQFSQAILTTDLVKKEACVSVVVGGKTVTIAGAAKGSGMIHPNMATMLAFMTSDAVIGAEALQRLLRQATNHTFNMITVDGDTSTNDMLVAMSSGYAGNEELTMDHPDWDAFAAGFTYVCQVLAKAIARDGEGATKLVEVEVTGAVSDESAQAIAKTVIGSSLVKSAMFGADANWGRIIAAVGRAGQPVNPDTVDIRLGDISVLAQSRPVVFDEEAALAYLQTDTVRIVVDLHHGEGSAVAWGCDLTYDYVRINAAYRT; via the coding sequence GTGGAGCAGCAGGCTTTTACGATCATTGAAAATGGAACAATTGTAACGCCAGGCGGTTTTACAGCAGGTGGACTGCACTGCGGTTTGAAAAAAACATCACGCAACGACATCGGAGCCATCCGCTGTGACATTCCTGCGACGGCTGCAGCGGTATACACAACCAACGTGTTTCAGGCTGCGCCGCTCAAAGTCACTCGGGAGAGTCTGAGCAACGGGCGTCTGCAGGCTGTGATCGTGAACAGCGGTAACGCTAATGCATGTACAGGACAGCAGGGTGAAGAGGACGCGTATGCGATGCGTGCGGCAGCGGCTCGTGAACTGGGTGTGGCTGAAGAGGACGTGGCTGTGGCTTCCACAGGGGTTATTGGCGAACTGCTCAAGATGGATGCGGTGCATTCGGGTATCGCAGCTCTTCCGGAACAGCTGGGCAAGGAAACGAACGAAGCAGAGCAATTTTCACAAGCGATTCTGACTACCGATTTGGTGAAAAAGGAAGCCTGCGTTTCCGTCGTAGTCGGCGGCAAGACGGTAACGATTGCGGGAGCGGCCAAGGGCTCGGGAATGATTCATCCGAATATGGCCACAATGCTGGCGTTTATGACCTCGGACGCGGTCATCGGAGCAGAAGCACTGCAGCGCCTGCTGCGCCAGGCGACTAACCATACATTCAACATGATTACCGTGGACGGTGATACCAGTACGAATGATATGCTCGTAGCGATGTCCAGCGGCTATGCAGGCAATGAAGAACTGACGATGGATCACCCGGATTGGGATGCATTCGCTGCTGGATTCACATACGTATGCCAGGTGCTCGCCAAAGCGATTGCCCGGGATGGTGAAGGTGCGACCAAACTGGTAGAAGTTGAAGTGACAGGTGCGGTTAGCGACGAATCTGCACAAGCCATTGCCAAAACCGTGATTGGCTCAAGCCTGGTAAAATCGGCCATGTTTGGTGCAGACGCGAACTGGGGACGGATTATTGCTGCCGTAGGCCGTGCAGGCCAGCCGGTGAACCCGGATACAGTGGATATCCGTCTCGGAGACATTTCGGTGCTCGCACAGTCTCGTCCTGTTGTGTTTGATGAAGAAGCGGCGCTGGCCTACCTGCAGACCGACACGGTACGCATTGTAGTGGACCTGCATCACGGTGAAGGCAGCGCTGTAGCTTGGGGATGCGATCTGACGTATGACTATGTGCGCATTAATGCCGCGTACCGCACGTAA
- the argH gene encoding argininosuccinate lyase, translated as MSKLWGGRFTKQTNHLVEEYTASINFDKALAEEDIQGSLAHVTMLGKCGILPAEDVETIKEGLITVLHKIRAGEVEFSVSDEDIHMNIEKNLIETIGPVGGKLHTGRSRNDQVATDMHLYLRERVIGFVGMLYALQESLIEQAKDNLDTIVPGYTHLQRAQPILFAHHLMAYVSMFQRDAERLMDSYKRINVLPLGAGALAGTTFPIDRHFVAEQLGFDGVYENSLDAVSDRDFIVEFLAAASLIMTHLSRLSEELVLWSSTEFGFVELDDAFCTGSSIMPQKKNPDVPELVRGKTGRVYGNLIGLLTVLKSLPLAYNKDMQEDKEGMFDTVATLEGALQLFAPMIATMKVNKDRMRQAVNQDFSNATDIADFLVGEGLPFRQAHEVIGKTVLYCIQNGKYLLDLTIDEFKQFSPLFDDRIYDVLQPEAVVNARNVYGGTASGQVAEAIARSEKLLAQTEQWVENRG; from the coding sequence GTGAGCAAGCTGTGGGGAGGACGTTTTACGAAGCAAACCAACCATCTGGTTGAAGAATATACCGCATCCATTAACTTTGACAAAGCATTGGCGGAAGAAGATATTCAAGGCAGTCTGGCCCATGTAACGATGCTGGGCAAATGCGGAATTTTGCCGGCAGAAGATGTGGAAACGATCAAAGAAGGCCTAATTACCGTTTTGCATAAAATCCGTGCAGGTGAAGTGGAGTTCTCCGTATCGGACGAAGACATCCACATGAATATTGAGAAAAACCTGATCGAAACGATCGGTCCTGTCGGCGGCAAACTGCATACAGGCCGCAGCCGGAATGACCAAGTGGCAACCGACATGCATTTGTATCTGCGTGAGCGTGTAATTGGGTTCGTAGGCATGCTCTATGCGCTGCAGGAATCGCTGATTGAACAGGCCAAAGACAACTTGGATACCATTGTGCCAGGTTACACGCATTTACAGCGGGCACAGCCGATTTTGTTTGCACATCACCTGATGGCGTATGTATCGATGTTCCAACGCGATGCGGAGCGTCTGATGGACAGTTACAAACGGATTAACGTACTGCCGCTGGGAGCAGGGGCTCTTGCAGGTACAACGTTCCCGATTGACCGTCATTTTGTAGCAGAGCAGCTTGGTTTTGACGGTGTATACGAGAATAGTCTGGATGCGGTAAGTGACCGTGACTTCATCGTGGAATTTCTGGCGGCCGCTTCCCTGATCATGACTCACTTGTCCCGTCTGAGTGAGGAATTGGTGCTGTGGAGCAGCACGGAGTTTGGTTTTGTAGAGCTGGATGATGCGTTCTGCACAGGCAGCAGCATTATGCCGCAGAAGAAGAATCCGGATGTACCCGAACTCGTTCGTGGTAAAACAGGGCGTGTATACGGCAATCTCATCGGATTGCTGACCGTGTTGAAATCACTTCCACTGGCCTACAACAAGGACATGCAGGAAGACAAAGAAGGCATGTTCGATACGGTAGCAACTCTGGAAGGTGCGCTCCAGTTATTCGCTCCAATGATTGCTACGATGAAAGTGAACAAAGATCGTATGCGTCAAGCGGTGAATCAGGACTTCTCCAATGCAACAGATATTGCCGATTTCCTCGTAGGAGAGGGTCTGCCTTTCCGTCAAGCACATGAGGTAATTGGTAAAACGGTACTGTACTGCATCCAGAACGGCAAATATCTGCTTGATCTCACGATTGATGAATTCAAGCAGTTCTCACCGCTGTTCGATGACCGAATCTACGATGTGCTGCAGCCGGAAGCGGTAGTTAACGCTCGGAATGTATATGGCGGTACAGCGTCGGGCCAAGTAGCAGAGGCTATTGCTCGCAGCGAGAAGCTGCTTGCCCAAACGGAGCAGTGGGTTGAAAACCGGGGCTGA
- a CDS encoding aspartate aminotransferase family protein, with translation MAKGSEQPGSGTAVAGAAGTGAAAQTESSLFQTYARYPISLVKGKGSWLWDDQGNRYLDFMCGLAVTSLGHAPEKVGAKLKAQIDELWHVSNLFQIPGQEKAAALLTANTCADAVFFCNSGAEANEAAIKVARRYQQKVKGEERYEVITFAQSFHGRTLATLTATGQDKVKEGFLPLPAGFVTVPLHDIPALEAAIGPKTAAIMLEMVQAEGGVYPVEPEFVKHVRKLCDEHGLLMIVDEVQTGMGRTGKLFAHEHYGVEPDVFTVAKGIGSGFPVGAMLGKGFLRDAFTPGSHATTFGGTPLASSVVIATIETMLEDRLPERAAEMGDYLMTSLRNRLAGSSFVKEVRGMGLLVGIECAEPVGDIVLAGQKRGILFVSAGPNVIRLLPNLYVSKEEIDEAVSLVAALIEEHAAAKA, from the coding sequence ATGGCAAAAGGCAGCGAACAGCCAGGTTCTGGCACAGCAGTAGCGGGCGCAGCAGGAACAGGTGCAGCGGCACAGACAGAAAGCTCGCTTTTTCAAACATATGCACGGTATCCGATCAGTTTGGTTAAAGGTAAAGGCAGCTGGTTATGGGATGATCAGGGGAACCGCTATCTCGATTTCATGTGCGGACTTGCTGTAACGAGCCTGGGCCATGCACCGGAGAAAGTGGGAGCGAAGCTGAAAGCGCAGATCGATGAGCTGTGGCACGTATCCAACCTGTTTCAGATTCCAGGTCAGGAAAAGGCAGCCGCTTTGCTGACGGCCAACACCTGCGCAGATGCGGTCTTTTTCTGCAACAGCGGCGCTGAGGCGAATGAAGCGGCGATCAAGGTGGCTCGGCGTTATCAGCAGAAGGTGAAAGGCGAAGAGCGGTACGAAGTCATTACCTTTGCGCAATCGTTCCATGGACGGACATTGGCAACGCTGACGGCAACTGGACAGGATAAGGTGAAAGAAGGATTTTTGCCGCTGCCAGCTGGATTTGTAACCGTGCCATTGCACGATATTCCTGCACTTGAAGCGGCGATTGGACCAAAAACAGCAGCGATTATGCTGGAGATGGTCCAGGCAGAAGGCGGCGTTTATCCGGTGGAGCCGGAATTTGTGAAGCATGTGCGTAAACTGTGCGACGAGCACGGATTGCTGATGATTGTAGACGAAGTGCAGACAGGTATGGGACGGACAGGTAAGCTGTTTGCTCACGAGCACTACGGTGTTGAACCGGACGTGTTCACCGTTGCGAAAGGCATCGGTAGTGGATTCCCTGTTGGCGCAATGCTGGGTAAGGGGTTCCTGCGTGATGCATTTACACCGGGCAGCCATGCAACGACATTTGGTGGTACACCGCTTGCTTCCTCTGTCGTTATTGCAACGATCGAGACGATGCTGGAGGATCGTTTGCCGGAGCGTGCAGCCGAGATGGGCGACTATCTGATGACGTCTTTGCGCAATCGTTTGGCAGGCAGTTCTTTTGTGAAAGAAGTGCGCGGCATGGGCCTGCTGGTGGGTATTGAGTGTGCAGAGCCCGTCGGAGATATCGTGCTGGCAGGACAGAAACGCGGCATTTTGTTTGTATCGGCAGGCCCTAACGTCATTCGTCTGCTTCCTAACCTTTATGTAAGTAAAGAAGAGATCGACGAGGCGGTGTCCTTGGTAGCGGCGTTAATCGAGGAACACGCTGCGGCGAAAGCCTGA
- the argC gene encoding N-acetyl-gamma-glutamyl-phosphate reductase, whose translation MNNKLRVAIVGSTGYGGVELIRFFQNHPQVEITSVISSSSSGESIADGFPHLTDVIRRPLDGVDPGEIASRADLVFTATPSGVSAKLVPSLLEAGLKVIDLSGDFRLKDGSVYEQWYKHPAPSADLLEKAVYGMAEVYGDEVKGKDFISNPGCYPTATLLGLIPAVEAGWIDPSTIIIDAKSGVSGAGRGTSLTNHYAEMNENFKAYKLNKHQHIPEIEQVLGSITGSPVTVTFTTQLVPMTRGIMSTMYAKLTGEHSDREIVDLYRKYYENRPFVRVREPGIWPSTKEVSGSNYCDIGFSADPRTGRLTIISVIDNLVKGASGQAIQNMNLMMGWEENLGLNMTPVYP comes from the coding sequence GTGAATAACAAATTAAGAGTGGCAATCGTCGGTTCCACCGGCTACGGCGGGGTGGAACTGATTCGTTTTTTTCAGAATCATCCGCAGGTTGAAATTACATCGGTAATCTCTTCATCGAGCAGCGGGGAGTCCATCGCTGATGGATTTCCGCATTTGACGGATGTGATTCGCAGGCCGCTCGACGGTGTCGATCCGGGAGAGATCGCAAGTCGTGCAGATCTCGTATTCACCGCGACCCCGTCTGGCGTAAGCGCCAAGCTCGTACCGAGTTTGCTGGAGGCCGGGCTGAAAGTGATTGACCTGTCTGGTGATTTCCGTTTGAAGGACGGATCGGTATATGAGCAGTGGTACAAACACCCTGCCCCGTCAGCGGATCTGCTGGAGAAGGCTGTATACGGTATGGCTGAGGTGTACGGAGATGAAGTGAAGGGCAAAGATTTCATATCCAACCCGGGCTGTTATCCGACAGCTACGCTGCTGGGTCTGATTCCCGCGGTGGAAGCAGGTTGGATTGATCCATCGACCATCATTATCGATGCAAAATCAGGCGTATCCGGTGCAGGGCGCGGAACCAGCCTGACCAACCATTACGCAGAAATGAATGAAAACTTTAAAGCGTACAAATTGAATAAACATCAGCATATTCCTGAGATCGAGCAGGTTCTTGGCAGTATTACCGGAAGCCCGGTAACCGTGACCTTTACGACGCAGCTTGTACCCATGACACGCGGCATTATGAGTACAATGTATGCCAAGCTGACGGGCGAGCACAGTGATCGGGAGATTGTGGATTTATACCGTAAATATTATGAGAACAGACCTTTCGTACGTGTGCGTGAACCAGGCATCTGGCCTTCGACGAAAGAGGTATCTGGATCGAACTACTGCGATATCGGATTTTCGGCAGACCCGCGGACCGGACGTTTGACGATCATTTCGGTAATCGACAACCTGGTGAAGGGTGCATCCGGGCAAGCAATTCAAAATATGAACCTGATGATGGGATGGGAGGAGAACCTCGGGCTGAACATGACACCGGTATATCCATAA
- the argF gene encoding ornithine carbamoyltransferase, translated as MALQHTDKVRKVDLRGRDFIEFTDYTAEEIRYLLDLAIEIKGKQKSGVPFQPLKGKTIGLIFEKSSTRTRVSFEVGMFQLGGHALFLSKNDIQLGRGETTHDTAKVLSRYLDGIMIRTFGHHNVIELAEHADVPVINGLSDAAHPCQVLADFQTVLEHKGKLAGLKMAYVGDGNNMAHSLMLGAAKMGMHVAVATPEGYEPDSTVVEQARAIAQESGSEVLVTYSAQEAVKDADIVYTDVWASMGFEEEQKIRERAFAAYQVDEELMKGAKPDYMFLHCLPAHRGEEVSAGVIDGPNSLIFDQAENRLHAQKALMAALMSE; from the coding sequence ATGGCATTACAACACACAGACAAGGTTCGGAAAGTTGACCTGAGAGGCCGGGATTTCATTGAATTCACGGACTATACGGCAGAAGAAATTCGTTACCTGCTGGATCTCGCGATTGAGATTAAAGGCAAGCAAAAAAGCGGTGTACCGTTCCAGCCCCTGAAGGGCAAAACGATCGGACTTATTTTTGAAAAATCATCCACACGTACGCGTGTATCCTTTGAAGTCGGTATGTTCCAACTGGGCGGACACGCATTGTTCCTGAGCAAAAACGACATTCAGCTGGGACGCGGCGAGACGACGCATGATACGGCCAAAGTGTTGTCCCGTTACCTCGACGGCATTATGATTCGTACATTTGGACACCATAATGTGATTGAACTGGCAGAACATGCGGATGTTCCGGTGATTAACGGCCTGAGCGATGCAGCACATCCATGTCAGGTGCTGGCGGATTTCCAAACCGTGCTGGAGCATAAAGGCAAGCTGGCGGGCCTGAAGATGGCTTATGTCGGTGACGGCAACAATATGGCGCACTCTCTGATGCTGGGCGCAGCCAAAATGGGTATGCACGTTGCGGTGGCAACACCGGAAGGATATGAGCCGGACAGCACTGTGGTCGAGCAAGCTCGTGCGATTGCACAGGAGAGCGGCTCCGAAGTGCTTGTAACCTACAGTGCACAGGAAGCCGTGAAAGATGCCGATATTGTGTATACGGATGTATGGGCGAGCATGGGCTTTGAAGAAGAACAGAAGATTCGTGAGCGGGCATTTGCGGCGTATCAGGTCGATGAGGAACTGATGAAAGGTGCCAAGCCGGACTACATGTTCCTACACTGCCTGCCAGCACACCGCGGCGAAGAAGTGAGCGCAGGAGTCATTGACGGTCCGAACTCTCTAATCTTTGATCAGGCGGAGAATCGTCTGCACGCACAAAAGGCTTTGATGGCTGCGCTGATGAGCGAATAG
- the cls gene encoding cardiolipin synthase: MHIESILLIVLLGLNIIFAAAVVFFERKDASASWAWLLVLNFIPVFGFILYLLTGQNLTRYRLFQWKERKKLGLEERIEAQLAQLQDNRTPFSNKATESSQDMIYMNLKQNGALVTEDNAVEIITDGTDKFQRLLDDIEAAQDHVHVQYYIYRGDTLGKRIRDALIRKAREGVKVRLLYDALGSRRVRNRFFKELREAGGLVEVFFPSKFSLINLRMNYRNHRKIVIIDGNLGYTGGFNVGDEYLGLNSKFGYWRDTHLRIRGNAVHALQTRFLLDWNEASKQHDTPYVPAHFPYIEGSGQTAMQIVSSGPDAEIEHIKNSYLKMINGAKHSILIQTPYFIPDASVFEAIRLACLSGIDVRIMIPNKPDHAFVYWATLSYIGELLKVGAKAFIYDNGFIHAKTLIIDSLVASVGTANIDYRSFRLNFEVNAFMYDETIATTLVQTFEHDLHVSRELTLEEYLSRSLVIRFKEAISRLLSPIL, from the coding sequence GTGCATATCGAATCCATTTTACTTATTGTGCTCCTGGGACTGAATATCATCTTCGCTGCCGCAGTCGTCTTCTTTGAACGCAAGGACGCCAGTGCTTCCTGGGCTTGGCTGCTGGTATTGAATTTTATTCCGGTCTTCGGGTTCATCCTTTATCTTTTGACGGGCCAGAATCTGACCCGTTACCGTCTCTTCCAATGGAAAGAGCGCAAGAAGCTCGGCCTGGAGGAACGAATCGAAGCGCAGCTTGCCCAGCTGCAGGATAACCGCACCCCTTTCTCCAACAAAGCCACCGAGAGCAGTCAGGACATGATCTACATGAACCTCAAGCAGAACGGTGCGCTCGTGACGGAGGATAATGCCGTTGAGATCATTACCGATGGAACAGACAAGTTTCAGCGGCTTCTGGATGATATTGAGGCAGCACAGGACCATGTGCACGTGCAGTATTACATTTATCGGGGGGACACACTGGGCAAAAGAATCCGGGATGCGCTGATCCGCAAAGCGCGCGAAGGCGTGAAAGTCCGTCTGCTCTATGACGCGCTTGGCTCGCGGCGAGTGAGGAATCGCTTTTTCAAAGAACTGCGCGAAGCGGGCGGACTGGTGGAAGTCTTTTTCCCATCCAAATTCAGCCTCATCAACCTTAGGATGAACTACCGCAACCACCGAAAAATCGTTATCATTGATGGTAATCTCGGTTATACCGGCGGGTTCAATGTGGGTGATGAGTATCTCGGATTGAATTCAAAGTTTGGTTACTGGCGCGACACTCATCTGCGAATACGAGGTAATGCGGTGCATGCGCTGCAGACACGTTTCCTGCTCGACTGGAACGAGGCTTCCAAACAGCATGACACGCCGTACGTTCCTGCTCACTTCCCTTACATTGAGGGTTCCGGCCAAACGGCTATGCAGATCGTGTCCAGCGGGCCGGACGCCGAGATCGAACACATCAAGAACAGTTATCTGAAGATGATTAACGGGGCCAAACATTCGATTCTGATCCAGACGCCTTATTTCATCCCGGATGCCAGTGTATTCGAAGCCATACGTCTGGCGTGCCTGTCAGGTATCGATGTTCGTATTATGATTCCCAATAAACCGGATCATGCCTTTGTCTACTGGGCCACGCTGTCTTACATCGGGGAGCTGTTGAAAGTAGGCGCCAAAGCGTTTATCTACGATAATGGATTTATTCACGCCAAAACACTGATCATTGACAGTCTGGTGGCTTCCGTAGGGACTGCCAACATAGACTATCGCAGTTTCCGGTTGAACTTTGAGGTCAACGCTTTTATGTATGACGAAACGATTGCAACAACGCTTGTGCAGACCTTCGAGCATGACCTGCACGTATCGCGGGAGCTGACACTGGAGGAATACCTAAGCCGCAGTCTCGTGATCCGTTTCAAGGAAGCTATATCCCGTCTGCTGTCTCCAATCCTGTAA